In a single window of the Candidatus Methylomirabilota bacterium genome:
- a CDS encoding carbon starvation protein A: MSLPLLAVILLVGIGVGYRLYSRFVAGQYGLDDTRQTPACEINDGVDYVPTKPFYLLGQHFSAIAAAGPIAGPIMAAQMFGWLPCLLWIGLGTIFIGAVHDFSSLVASVKHGARSIAEIVRVHLGPRGWLIMMLFIWLALIYVIVAFTDITASTFVGKTEEFEGEVFAFNPGGAVAAASIMYLLLAVLMGLVQWRFNPPLWLQTLIFVPATLGVVWFGTKISTLLILDVKMWGVLILLYCFAASLLPMWLLLQPRGYLGGFILYLTLFVGLIGIFFGGFEVQQESFKTWHAPGMTGALFPFLFVTIACGACSGFHGLVCSGTTSKQIEKEAHCRPVGYGAMLLEGFVAFIALATVMIVAQPQLQGMAPGKIYGDGIGRFLAILIGKEHLQFAMTFGAMAFSTFVFDTLDVATRLSRYIIQELFNWSGKRGAVLATAMTIVLPLMLITTSGEGAYRLFWTLFGTGNQLLAALTLLGITVWLKRSSRPTWFVALPMLFVMSMTIWSLVIQARGAYAVILQEGLILNTTILNGVVSISLLLLAVMLIAEALRSLAHPAMSTAKAPTT, encoded by the coding sequence ATGAGCCTGCCGTTACTCGCGGTCATTCTGCTGGTAGGAATCGGTGTGGGGTATCGGCTCTACAGCCGATTTGTGGCCGGGCAGTACGGTCTGGATGATACGCGTCAGACCCCGGCGTGTGAGATCAACGACGGGGTCGACTATGTCCCCACTAAACCGTTCTACCTGCTTGGCCAGCACTTCAGCGCCATTGCTGCGGCGGGTCCTATCGCCGGTCCGATCATGGCCGCCCAGATGTTCGGATGGCTTCCGTGCCTGCTCTGGATCGGCCTGGGGACGATCTTTATCGGGGCAGTTCACGACTTCTCCAGTCTGGTAGCGTCGGTCAAACACGGCGCCCGGTCCATTGCCGAGATCGTCCGTGTGCATCTTGGGCCGCGGGGCTGGCTCATCATGATGCTCTTCATCTGGCTGGCCCTGATCTATGTGATCGTGGCCTTTACCGATATCACGGCGAGCACCTTCGTCGGCAAAACGGAAGAGTTTGAGGGGGAGGTCTTCGCCTTTAATCCGGGCGGGGCGGTTGCTGCGGCGAGCATCATGTACCTGCTCCTCGCCGTTCTGATGGGATTAGTGCAGTGGCGCTTCAACCCGCCACTGTGGCTGCAGACACTCATCTTTGTCCCGGCGACCTTGGGCGTTGTCTGGTTCGGTACAAAGATTTCGACCCTCCTGATCCTGGACGTGAAGATGTGGGGGGTGCTGATTTTGCTTTACTGCTTCGCGGCCTCCCTCCTGCCGATGTGGCTCCTTCTCCAGCCGCGGGGATACCTGGGCGGGTTCATCCTGTATCTCACCCTCTTTGTCGGCCTCATCGGGATCTTCTTTGGCGGATTTGAGGTCCAGCAGGAGTCGTTTAAGACCTGGCACGCGCCGGGTATGACCGGGGCGCTGTTTCCGTTTCTGTTTGTCACCATCGCCTGCGGCGCCTGTTCCGGCTTTCACGGCCTGGTCTGCTCGGGGACCACGTCAAAGCAGATCGAGAAAGAGGCCCACTGCCGGCCGGTAGGGTACGGTGCGATGCTGCTGGAAGGGTTTGTGGCCTTTATCGCGCTGGCCACCGTCATGATCGTGGCTCAGCCTCAGCTTCAGGGAATGGCGCCGGGAAAGATCTATGGGGATGGGATCGGCAGGTTCCTTGCGATCCTCATCGGCAAGGAGCATCTTCAATTCGCGATGACCTTTGGGGCTATGGCCTTTTCCACCTTTGTCTTCGATACACTGGACGTGGCCACCCGCCTGAGCCGCTATATCATTCAAGAGCTGTTCAACTGGTCCGGCAAGCGGGGTGCGGTACTCGCGACGGCGATGACGATTGTATTGCCCCTTATGCTGATCACTACCTCCGGTGAGGGGGCCTATCGGCTCTTCTGGACCCTCTTCGGAACAGGCAATCAACTGCTGGCGGCCCTGACCCTTCTGGGGATTACGGTTTGGTTGAAACGGTCGTCTCGACCGACCTGGTTTGTCGCGCTGCCGATGCTCTTCGTCATGAGCATGACAATCTGGTCTCTTGTGATTCAGGCGAGGGGGGCCTATGCCGTCATCCTGCAGGAGGGCCTCATCCTGAATACGACGATCTTGAATGGGGTTGTCAGCATCAGTCTATTGCTGCTCGCCGTGATGCTGATCGCTGAGGCGCTGCGAAGCCTGGCCCATCCGGCGATGTCGACGGCCAAGGCCCCGACCACCTGA
- the hisN gene encoding histidinol-phosphatase: MPTGDELQRLLDFAVGAATQAGEIIMTYFQTALTPERKPDRTFVTAADRQAEERLRTLIRQTYPDHGVLGEEFGEQRGDSNRIWIIDPLDGTASFLHGVPLFGVLLGLEVDGEVVLGVANFPALNEIVYAARGMGCFWNGRRASVSGLDDLKEALLVYTDGAGFEPHGREPAFRHLITATGMYRSWGDCYGHILVATGRAEVMLDPVMSIWDCAALLPILREAGGTFTDWKGRPTIRGGNAISTNGRLFDQVMQAVKKEY, from the coding sequence ATGCCCACAGGCGACGAACTTCAGAGGCTCCTCGACTTTGCCGTCGGTGCAGCGACACAGGCCGGCGAGATCATCATGACCTACTTCCAGACTGCGTTGACGCCGGAGCGAAAACCGGATCGGACCTTTGTGACGGCGGCCGACCGTCAGGCCGAGGAGAGACTCCGAACCTTGATCCGGCAGACCTATCCGGACCACGGAGTTCTTGGGGAGGAGTTCGGCGAGCAGCGGGGAGATTCCAACCGGATCTGGATTATCGACCCGCTCGACGGCACCGCCTCCTTTCTGCACGGCGTTCCGCTCTTCGGCGTCCTGCTCGGATTAGAGGTCGATGGGGAGGTAGTCCTTGGGGTCGCCAACTTCCCTGCGCTGAACGAAATCGTCTATGCCGCCAGGGGAATGGGCTGTTTCTGGAACGGGCGCCGTGCGTCGGTCTCCGGTCTGGATGATCTGAAGGAGGCGTTGCTCGTGTACACCGACGGCGCCGGTTTTGAGCCGCATGGACGTGAACCCGCCTTCCGCCACCTGATCACTGCCACCGGGATGTACCGGAGCTGGGGCGACTGTTACGGCCATATTCTGGTGGCAACAGGGCGGGCGGAGGTGATGCTCGATCCGGTGATGAGCATCTGGGACTGTGCGGCGCTGCTGCCAATTCTGCGCGAGGCGGGCGGTACCTTTACGGATTGGAAGGGGAGACCGACCATTCGGGGGGGGAACGCGATCTCAACCAACGGTCGGCTGTTCGATCAGGTGATGCAGGCCGTCAAGAAGGAGTACTAA
- a CDS encoding universal stress protein, with product MVPTYQKVLVTTDLSPLGNGAVPHAYALLGERGGTVILWCAVDVSGMPDPLYAQPTPGETLAEERAEIRDNLFSSLEALVPEEVRTEGKIKTEVRVLEISGAVHDAICQEAAAKEADVIVMASHGYSGVKHLLLGSVVEHVLRNADRPVLVVRTK from the coding sequence ATGGTGCCGACATATCAGAAGGTATTGGTAACCACTGATCTCTCACCTCTCGGAAACGGCGCGGTTCCCCATGCCTATGCGCTCCTAGGTGAACGGGGCGGCACTGTCATCCTCTGGTGCGCCGTTGACGTCTCAGGGATGCCGGACCCGCTCTACGCCCAGCCTACGCCCGGTGAAACCCTCGCTGAAGAGCGGGCGGAGATCCGGGACAATCTCTTCTCCTCACTGGAGGCGCTCGTACCCGAGGAGGTTCGCACAGAGGGAAAGATCAAAACGGAGGTACGGGTACTGGAGATTTCCGGGGCGGTCCATGACGCAATCTGCCAGGAGGCGGCGGCCAAGGAGGCTGATGTGATCGTCATGGCCTCCCACGGCTATTCCGGGGTAAAGCACCTGCTCCTCGGCTCAGTCGTAGAGCATGTGTTGCGGAACGCCGATCGACCCGTCCTCGTTGTCCGGACCAAGTAG
- a CDS encoding galactose oxidase: MKRGVRYLIGAIAVSCLLIALGVRAEGLGSWRTVAPMPMERTEVAAAAVDGKIYVIGGFKMFFIGGVTGAVQAYDPALDRWENRAPLPQALHHVAAVDIDGKLYVVGGYRRAWPWQPVANLWRYDPSTNRWEARRPMPTARGALAVGVINGKLYAVGGMADRVLNVNEEYDPVTDTWRKRAPMPTARDHLAAAALDGKLYAVGGRVGTGVAMLGENLAVTEVYDPDTDRWDDRRPMPTARGGIAAVALGGRLFVFGGEESAGTFAQTEAYDAGTDRWTTLAPMPTARHGLGAAAVGGRIYVIGGGVKPGASKSALNEVFDPWS; this comes from the coding sequence ATGAAGCGAGGGGTGAGATATCTGATAGGCGCGATTGCAGTGTCCTGTCTCCTTATTGCGCTCGGTGTCCGGGCTGAGGGGCTGGGGAGTTGGCGTACCGTTGCCCCCATGCCGATGGAACGCACCGAGGTGGCGGCAGCGGCGGTTGATGGGAAGATTTATGTGATCGGGGGCTTCAAGATGTTCTTCATCGGTGGCGTGACCGGTGCTGTTCAGGCGTACGATCCGGCGCTGGACCGATGGGAGAATCGGGCGCCGCTTCCCCAAGCCCTTCATCACGTGGCCGCCGTCGACATAGACGGTAAGCTGTACGTGGTTGGCGGGTATCGCCGGGCATGGCCCTGGCAGCCGGTTGCCAACCTTTGGCGCTACGATCCCTCGACCAATCGGTGGGAGGCGCGACGACCGATGCCCACTGCGCGAGGAGCGTTGGCCGTCGGCGTGATCAACGGCAAACTCTACGCCGTTGGCGGGATGGCCGACCGGGTGCTCAACGTCAACGAGGAGTACGATCCAGTGACCGATACCTGGCGTAAACGGGCACCGATGCCGACGGCCCGCGATCACCTGGCGGCGGCCGCATTGGACGGGAAACTGTATGCGGTCGGTGGGCGTGTCGGAACGGGGGTGGCCATGCTGGGTGAAAATCTGGCAGTCACCGAGGTCTACGATCCGGATACTGATCGGTGGGACGACAGGCGGCCGATGCCGACGGCCAGGGGTGGTATTGCTGCCGTAGCCCTGGGCGGCCGACTCTTTGTCTTTGGCGGAGAGGAGTCTGCGGGAACGTTCGCCCAGACTGAAGCCTACGATGCGGGTACAGATCGCTGGACAACCCTGGCGCCAATGCCGACGGCGCGGCATGGGCTCGGCGCTGCGGCGGTCGGCGGCAGGATCTATGTCATTGGA